In Tachysurus fulvidraco isolate hzauxx_2018 chromosome 25, HZAU_PFXX_2.0, whole genome shotgun sequence, the following proteins share a genomic window:
- the LOC113647199 gene encoding free fatty acid receptor 2-like, with the protein MIWGVTDNSFVLSMYIITMMTGLPGNLLSLYAFIRKVKQEVKLTDVLLLNLNISDLIFLIFLPILIKATAEMEWGMSSYLCPLATYIFLINIYNSTLILTAVSVERYLGVIFAIKYKLNRHPRYAVITSVIIWVINLGHCSIVYYMQYNFSDGIKVGLDPINHNTCYWQFTEDQLKILLPECLGISIVFIFVPLIICCFCYINIIRALYQLDNIKPRKRCRAIGLAMSTLLIFMICSIPFGVSHVEGYIINSRPSWRVYALVSSSISVSLDTIVFYCSSKALRNTFMDHIPRLLMWLQHCCRCLFTDSDHTQHESTIFENN; encoded by the coding sequence CTTTGTCTTGAGCATGTACATCATCACAATGATGACAGGTCTTCCAGGCAACCTGTTGTCCCTCTATGCCTTCATACGAAAAGTAAAACAAGAGGTTAAACTGACTGACGTGCTCCTCCTCAACCTCAACATCTCGGATttgatttttctcattttcctcccCATTCTCATTAAAGCGACAGCTGAAATGGAATGGGGAATGAGTTCCTACCTCTGTCCTCTGGCAACTTACATCTTCTTGATTAACATCTATAATAGCACACTAATCTTAACAGCTGTTAGTGTGGAACGTTATCTGGGAGTCATTTTTGCCATCAAGTACAAACTCAATCGGCATCCTCGATATGCTGTGATTACCAGTGTAATCATTTGGGTGATCAATTTGGGCCACTGTAGCATTGTTTACTACATGCAGTACAACTTTTCAGATGGAATAAAAGTTGGCCTTGATCCAATCAACCATAACACCTGCTATTGGCAGTTCACTGAGGACCAGCTAAAAATCCTGTTGCCGGAGTGTCTAGGGATCTCCATAGTCTTTATATTTGTACCACTGATAATCTGTTGCTTTTGCTATATCAACATCATTCGTGCACTCTATCAACTAGACAACATCAAGCCCAGGAAGCGCTGCAGGGCCATTGGGCTTGCCATGTCCACCCTTCtgatttttatgatttgttcCATACCCTTCGGTGTGTCACATGTGGAAGGTTACATTATAAATTCTAGACCTAGTTGGCGTGTGTATGCCCTGGTCTCCAGCAGCATCAGTGTCAGTCTTGACACAATTGTATTCTATTGCTCCTCTAAAGCACTGCGTAACACATTTATGGATCATATACCAAGGCTCTTAATGTGGCTGCAGCACTGTTGCAGATGTTTGTTCACCGATTCTGATCACACCCAACATGAAAGCACAATCTTTGAAAACAATTAg